In the Ctenopharyngodon idella isolate HZGC_01 chromosome 4, HZGC01, whole genome shotgun sequence genome, one interval contains:
- the LOC127510618 gene encoding gastrula zinc finger protein XlCGF57.1-like encodes MLLVLCLLLWAIKLVSFAVFDLDMMVLKEEGKELNETEDKDQYEKHQDFMFGEKSFRCSQTKNTLSRKTAQKPATRNHFTCQQCGKSFERNRSFKIHMKIHTRGKPFSCQQCGKCFNRNRSLKDHMKIHTGEKPFSCQQCGKTFTQKVHLVIHMRIHTGEKPFICQHCGKCFNEKGVLNRHIRIHTREGYFACQQCGKSFNGKGSLKDHMRVHTGEKPYTCQQCGKSFKQNRNLSAHMKIHTGEKPFSCQQCGKSFTQKVSLEIHMRIHTGEKPYICQQCGKCFNRKAILDRHMGIHTKESFFACKQCGKRFRQNENLTVHMRIHNGESQFICQQCGKSFTTKASLKVHMRIHTGEMPFACQQCGQSFIRKSSLKCHMTVHTGEKPFTCPLCRQSFKQKATLHAHMRIHTGEKPFTCDQCGMSFRLGISLNRHTRTHSRVKSFICHQCGMSFTDESHLKNHVITHIGEKPFMCNYCGKPFEHKSTLEIHLRVHTGEKPFTCPQCGKSFASKGSLEVHARVHTGEKPFKCPRCRMCFTYPRDMKRHLLNHSKIKFTKF; translated from the coding sequence ATGTTGTTGGTTTTATGTCTGTTACTTTGGGCTATTAAACTGGTGTCATTTGCTGTTTTCGACTTAGACATGATGGTGCTGAAAGAGGAGGGCAAAGAACTGAATGAAACTGAAGATAAAGATCAGTATGAGAAACATCAAGATTTCATGTTTGGAGAAAAATCATTTAGATGCTCACAGACGAAAAATACTTTGTCTCGAAAAACAGCTCAAAAGCCAGCAACTAGAAATCATTTCACATGCCAACAGTGTGGTAAGAGTTTCGAACGAAATAGAAGTTTTAAAATCCACATGAAAATTCACACCAGAGGGAAGCCTTTttcctgccaacagtgtggaaagtgtTTCAATCGAAATAGAAGTCTTAAAGACcacatgaaaattcacactggagagaagcctttttcctgccaacagtgtggaaagactttCACTCAAAAAGTACACCTTGTAATCCACATGAGAAtccatactggagagaagccttttatCTGCCAACATTGTGGAAAGTGTTTCAATGAAAAAGGAGTCCTTAACAGACACATAAGAATTCACACTAGAGAGGGATATTTTGCCTGCCAACAGTGCGGAAAGTCTTTCAATGGAAAAGGAAGCCTGAAAgaccacatgagagttcacacgggagagaagccttacacttgccaacagtgtggaaagagtttcaaacaaaatagaaatcttagcgcccacatgaaaattcacactggagagaagcctttttcctgccaacagtgtggaaagagtttcactcaaaaaGTAAGCCTTGAAATCCACATGagaatccacactggagaaaagccttacatctgccaacagtgtggaaagtgtTTCAATCGAAAAGCAATCCTTGACAGACACATGGGAATTCACACTAAAGAGAGCTTTTTTGCCTGCAAACAGTGTGGAAAGCGTTTCAGACAAAATGAAAACCTGacagtccacatgagaattcacaacGGAGAGAGCCAATTCatctgccaacagtgtggaaaaagctTCACTACAAAAGCaagccttaaagtccacatgagaatccACACCGGAGAGATGCCTTTTGCCTGCCAACAGTGCGGACAAAGTTTCATTCGAAAGTCAAGTCTTAAATGCCACATGacagttcacactggagagaagcctttcacatgcCCTCTATGTAGACAgagttttaaacaaaaagcaacCCTTCATgcccacatgagaattcacactggagaaaagccattcacatgtgatcagtgtggaatgAGTTTCAGATTAGGAATATCCCTTAATCGCCACACAAGGACTCACTCAAGAGTAAAGAGTTTTATATGTCATCAGTGTGGAATGAGTTTCACAGATGAGAGTCACCTTAAGAATCATGTAATAACTCACAtcggagagaagcctttcatgTGCAATTACTGTGGAAAGCCTTTCGAACACAAATCAACCCTTGAGATCCActtgagagttcacactggagagaagcctttcacctgccctcagtgtggaaaaagttttgcAAGTAAAGGAAGTCTTGAGGTTCATGCGAgggttcacactggagagaagcctttcaagTGCCCTCGGTGTAGGATGTGTTTCACATATCCAAGAGACATGAAACGTCATTTGCTTAATCATTccaaaattaaatttacaaagTTCTGA